Proteins from a genomic interval of Gemmatimonadales bacterium:
- a CDS encoding ABC transporter permease yields MSPFPGFRRMFRIHRPEDAAKMVDDELRFHFQMTIEALMAEGLDAAAARAEAERRFGDIDATREGLTALDRARTIGERRGEWWAGLVQDLRYALRGLRLRPGFAAAVTLTLGLGIGANATMFGIVDRLLLRPPAYLARPADVHLTYFARTFDGVERFQLHTSVPRLRDLQRWTRSFDEIAAYSSSPWAVGAGADAQELSVMSASANFWQLFDARPVLGRFFDAEDDSLPERSRVVVVGYGYWQSHLGGRRDVVGDELRLGRHVYTIIGVAPAGFAGLDLEVPAAFVPLTAGAYGEEFGGDTRAATSYGYGWLAVVVRRRPGVSIEAATADLSSAFVRSFEARRVEQPSLPAEVVRPHAVLGPVQRAGGPNWFEHGQSVAVAAGCGRCRPAHRLRNVGNLLLARTIGRRREIAVRLALGVSRARLLRQILVEASCSRCRSFRHPAGPVWWWHPGGHSSD; encoded by the coding sequence ATGAGTCCATTTCCCGGATTCCGCCGGATGTTTCGAATCCACCGGCCGGAGGACGCGGCGAAGATGGTCGACGACGAGCTCCGGTTTCACTTCCAGATGACGATCGAGGCGCTCATGGCCGAGGGACTGGATGCCGCCGCTGCCCGTGCGGAGGCCGAACGGCGATTCGGTGACATCGACGCGACCCGTGAGGGGCTGACGGCGCTCGACCGGGCGCGCACCATCGGGGAGCGACGTGGGGAGTGGTGGGCCGGGCTGGTCCAGGACCTTCGGTACGCGCTGCGCGGCCTGCGGCTCCGCCCCGGCTTCGCGGCGGCCGTGACGCTCACCCTCGGCCTCGGCATCGGCGCCAATGCCACGATGTTCGGCATCGTGGACCGCTTGCTCCTCCGGCCACCCGCCTACCTGGCGCGCCCGGCCGATGTGCACCTCACCTACTTCGCCCGCACCTTCGATGGGGTCGAGCGGTTTCAGCTGCATACGAGCGTCCCCCGCCTGCGCGACCTCCAGCGCTGGACTCGATCGTTCGACGAAATCGCGGCGTACAGTTCCTCACCCTGGGCGGTAGGTGCGGGAGCGGATGCCCAGGAACTGTCCGTCATGTCGGCGAGCGCGAACTTCTGGCAGCTGTTCGACGCGCGGCCGGTTCTGGGCCGCTTCTTCGATGCGGAGGACGATTCGCTCCCTGAGCGCTCGCGGGTCGTGGTGGTGGGCTATGGGTACTGGCAGAGCCACCTCGGCGGTCGTCGCGATGTGGTGGGCGACGAGCTGCGGCTGGGGCGGCACGTCTATACGATCATCGGTGTGGCGCCGGCCGGCTTTGCGGGCCTTGACCTGGAGGTGCCCGCGGCCTTCGTCCCGCTCACCGCGGGTGCCTACGGCGAGGAATTTGGTGGCGACACCCGAGCGGCCACCAGCTACGGATACGGCTGGTTGGCAGTGGTGGTCCGCCGGCGGCCTGGCGTCAGCATCGAGGCGGCCACCGCGGATCTGTCCTCGGCGTTTGTTCGCAGTTTTGAGGCGCGGCGGGTGGAACAGCCATCCCTCCCCGCCGAGGTGGTGCGGCCCCACGCCGTGCTGGGGCCGGTGCAGCGCGCCGGCGGACCCAACTGGTTCGAACACGGCCAAAGTGTCGCTGTGGCTGCTGGGTGTGGCAGGTGTCGTCCTGCTCATCGCTTGCGCAACGTCGGGAACCTCCTGCTGGCCAGGACCATTGGGCGGCGTCGGGAAATCGCCGTGAGATTGGCGCTCGGCGTCAGCCGTGCGCGACTGCTACGGCAGATCCTGGTGGAAGCCTCCTGCTCGCGTTGCCGGAGCTTCCGGCATCCTGCTGGCCCAGTTTGGTGGTGGCATCCTGGGGGCCACTCTTCTGACTGA
- a CDS encoding ABC transporter permease — MPGSSFAACSGLSSPLGFDPERVLYVDLQMREVALDSVEGLQLRQRLLARASALPDVEHASRQVTVPFWRTWDEDLFVAGIDSVHKLGRFEIQGVTPDYFATMGTALVRGRGIEDADRQGTQRVMVASQSMADLLWPGDEAIGKCVRVGADSAPCTYVVRTCGHQDEQPGEPTPVYYRPVRPDCARIKGGLFVRVQGSAAARGRGCVAR, encoded by the coding sequence GTGCCGGGCTCTTCGTTCGCAGCCTGCAGCGGGCTCTCATCTCCGCTCGGTTTCGATCCGGAGCGGGTGCTGTACGTCGACCTGCAGATGCGGGAGGTGGCGCTCGATTCGGTGGAGGGGCTCCAACTGCGCCAGCGCCTGCTGGCGAGGGCGAGCGCGCTGCCGGATGTGGAGCACGCGTCTCGCCAGGTGACCGTTCCCTTCTGGCGGACCTGGGACGAGGACTTGTTCGTCGCCGGAATCGATTCGGTCCACAAGCTCGGCCGGTTTGAAATCCAGGGCGTCACCCCGGACTATTTCGCCACGATGGGGACCGCCCTCGTGCGGGGGCGGGGGATTGAGGATGCCGACCGCCAAGGAACCCAACGTGTCATGGTCGCGAGCCAGTCGATGGCGGATCTGCTATGGCCCGGGGACGAGGCGATCGGCAAGTGTGTGCGGGTCGGCGCGGACTCGGCGCCGTGCACGTACGTGGTCAGGACCTGCGGACATCAAGACGAGCAGCCTGGCGAACCCACCCCGGTCTACTACCGGCCGGTCCGACCAGATTGCGCCCGAATCAAGGGTGGTCTCTTCGTGCGGGTGCAGGGATCGGCCGCGGCCCGCGGCCGAGGGTGCGTCGCGCGCTGA